Proteins co-encoded in one Flavivirga eckloniae genomic window:
- the odhB gene encoding 2-oxoglutarate dehydrogenase complex dihydrolipoyllysine-residue succinyltransferase, which yields MILEMKVPSPGESITEVEIATWLVEEGDYVEKDQAIAEVDSDKATLELPAEVSGTITFKAEEGDAVEVGAVVCLIDTSAEKPEGGAPKAESKEEAPKTETPKAAVPEAKTYATGSASPAAKKILAEKGIEAASISGTGKDGRVTKEDAINAVPSMGTPTGGNRGTSRSKMSMLRRKVAERLVEAKNTTAMLTTFNEVDMSPIFALRSEYKETFKAKHGVGLGFMSFFTLAVVRALKMYPAVNSMIDGKEMISYDFCDISIAVSGPKGLMVPVMRNAENLSFRGVEAEVKRLAIRARDGQITVDEMTGGTFTISNGGVFGSMLSTPIINPPQSGILGMHNIVERPVAIDGKVEIRPIMYVALSYDHRIIDGKESVGFLVAVKEALENPVELLMDNDVKKALEL from the coding sequence ATGATTTTAGAAATGAAAGTGCCTTCGCCGGGGGAATCCATTACAGAAGTGGAAATAGCTACATGGTTAGTAGAAGAGGGAGATTATGTTGAGAAAGATCAGGCTATAGCAGAGGTAGATAGTGATAAAGCAACATTGGAATTACCAGCAGAGGTTAGCGGAACTATTACGTTTAAAGCAGAAGAGGGTGATGCTGTAGAGGTTGGAGCTGTTGTTTGTTTAATCGATACAAGTGCAGAAAAACCTGAAGGAGGTGCGCCTAAAGCAGAGAGCAAAGAAGAAGCTCCAAAAACTGAAACACCAAAAGCTGCTGTTCCTGAAGCCAAAACATATGCTACAGGTTCGGCAAGTCCAGCTGCTAAAAAGATTTTAGCAGAAAAAGGTATAGAAGCGGCTTCCATTTCTGGAACAGGAAAAGATGGTAGGGTCACTAAAGAAGATGCTATAAATGCTGTGCCTTCTATGGGAACTCCAACTGGAGGAAATAGAGGTACATCACGAAGTAAAATGTCTATGTTACGTCGTAAGGTAGCAGAGCGTTTGGTTGAGGCTAAAAATACCACAGCCATGTTAACGACCTTTAACGAGGTAGACATGTCTCCGATTTTTGCACTACGTTCAGAATACAAAGAAACATTTAAGGCTAAACACGGTGTTGGTTTAGGTTTTATGAGTTTCTTTACATTAGCCGTAGTTAGAGCATTAAAAATGTATCCAGCGGTAAATTCAATGATCGATGGAAAGGAAATGATAAGTTATGACTTTTGTGATATTAGTATCGCTGTTTCCGGACCTAAAGGATTGATGGTTCCTGTAATGCGAAATGCAGAGAATTTAAGTTTTAGAGGTGTTGAGGCCGAAGTGAAACGTTTGGCTATTCGTGCCCGGGATGGACAAATTACGGTTGATGAAATGACTGGGGGAACATTTACAATATCTAATGGAGGTGTATTTGGTAGTATGTTATCTACCCCAATTATTAATCCACCACAAAGTGGTATTTTAGGAATGCATAATATTGTAGAGCGTCCGGTTGCGATTGATGGCAAAGTAGAAATACGTCCAATTATGTATGTAGCGCTTTCTTACGACCATAGAATTATTGATGGTAAAGAAAGTGTAGGGTTTTTAGTTGCTGTAAAAGAGGCTTTAGAAAATCCTGTAGAATTGTTAATGGATAATGATGTTAAGAAAGCGTTAGAACTCTAA